One genomic region from Pseudoduganella lutea encodes:
- a CDS encoding phosphoglycolate phosphatase, whose protein sequence is MTAAAHPLAGVRAAIIDLDGTMLDTVPDFHVAINRMREELGLEAITAEQIKNMVGKGSENLIRSVLSLDHDDAAVEQHFAAAMDAYQRHYLAINGHHSTLYPDVAAGLTELKDAGIRLACVTNKPLAFALPLLKLKELDGYFEVIYGGDSFEKKKPDPLPLMKACEYFGLPPHQVVAIGDSSNDAQAARAAGCPVLTVPYGYNHGESIHETDSDGIVETLLHAAQLINAHNQQNQSQANQSQPDQPAAT, encoded by the coding sequence ATGACGGCGGCAGCTCACCCCCTGGCCGGCGTGCGCGCCGCCATCATCGACCTGGACGGCACGATGCTCGACACCGTGCCGGACTTCCACGTGGCCATCAACCGCATGCGCGAAGAGCTGGGCCTGGAAGCCATCACGGCCGAGCAGATCAAGAACATGGTTGGCAAGGGCTCGGAAAACCTGATCCGCAGCGTGCTGTCGCTCGACCATGACGATGCCGCCGTCGAACAGCACTTCGCCGCGGCGATGGACGCCTACCAGCGGCACTACCTGGCGATCAATGGCCACCACAGCACGCTGTATCCAGACGTGGCCGCCGGCCTGACGGAACTGAAGGATGCCGGCATCCGCCTCGCCTGTGTGACGAACAAGCCGCTCGCATTCGCCTTGCCGCTGCTGAAGCTGAAGGAACTCGATGGCTACTTCGAGGTGATCTACGGCGGCGATTCGTTCGAGAAGAAAAAGCCCGATCCGCTGCCGCTGATGAAAGCGTGCGAATACTTCGGCCTGCCGCCGCACCAGGTGGTGGCGATCGGCGACTCGTCGAACGACGCGCAGGCGGCCCGCGCGGCCGGTTGCCCGGTGCTGACGGTGCCGTATGGCTATAACCACGGCGAGTCTATACACGAGACGGATTCCGATGGTATAGTGGAAACGCTGCTGCATGCTGCACAGTTAATCAACGCGCACAATCAGCAGAATCAATCTCAAGCGAATCAATCTCAGCCGGATCAACCGGCTGCAACTTAA
- the trpE gene encoding anthranilate synthase component I, whose product MTELEFKSLATQGYNRIPLIAEAFADLETPLSLYLKLAQSQNNGKNTFLLESVVGGERFGRYSFIGLPAKTLLRTVGSRTEIVKGGEVIETHDGNPLEFIEQYQARFKVALRPGMPRFVGGLAGYFGYDTVRFIEKKLANSAQKDDLGLPDIQLMVTEELAVIDNLSGKLYLIVYADTAQPESFSKARVRLKELKALLRRGVDAPVTSSSVRTEAIRDFDKESYLAAVAKAKEYVMAGDLMQVQIGQRIRKPYVDSPLTLYRALRSLNPSPYMYFYNFGDMQIVGASPEILVRNETLPDGEKKVTLRPIAGTRPRGATPEKDAQLAEELLADPKEIAEHVMLIDLARNDLGRIAEIGSVKVTDKMVIEKYSHVQHIVSNVEGKLKSGMSNLDVLRATFPAGTLTGAPKVRAMEVIDELEISKRGIYGGACGYLSFGGEMDVAIAIRTGVIKDGMLYVQAAAGIVADSIPEMEWLETENKARAVLRAAEQVQDGLDGEF is encoded by the coding sequence ATGACCGAACTCGAATTCAAATCGCTGGCCACGCAAGGCTACAACCGTATCCCCCTGATCGCGGAAGCGTTCGCCGACCTGGAAACGCCGCTGTCGCTGTACCTGAAGCTGGCGCAGAGCCAGAACAACGGCAAGAACACGTTCCTGCTTGAGTCCGTCGTCGGCGGCGAACGCTTCGGCCGCTATTCGTTCATCGGCCTGCCGGCGAAAACGCTGCTGCGCACCGTGGGCAGCCGCACCGAGATCGTCAAGGGCGGCGAAGTCATCGAAACGCATGATGGCAATCCCCTCGAATTCATCGAGCAGTACCAGGCCCGCTTCAAGGTCGCGCTGCGCCCGGGCATGCCCCGCTTCGTGGGCGGCCTGGCCGGCTACTTCGGCTACGACACCGTGCGCTTCATTGAAAAGAAGCTGGCCAACAGTGCGCAGAAGGATGACCTGGGCTTGCCCGACATCCAGCTGATGGTCACCGAAGAACTGGCCGTCATCGACAACCTCTCGGGCAAGCTGTACCTGATCGTGTATGCCGATACCGCGCAGCCGGAATCGTTCTCGAAGGCGCGCGTGCGACTGAAGGAACTGAAAGCGCTGCTGCGCCGCGGCGTGGATGCGCCCGTCACGTCGTCGTCGGTGCGCACCGAAGCGATCCGCGACTTCGACAAGGAATCATACCTGGCCGCCGTGGCCAAGGCGAAGGAATACGTGATGGCCGGCGACCTGATGCAGGTGCAGATCGGCCAGCGCATCCGCAAGCCCTACGTGGATTCGCCGCTCACGCTGTACCGCGCGCTGCGTTCGCTGAACCCGTCGCCGTACATGTACTTCTATAACTTCGGCGACATGCAGATCGTCGGCGCCTCTCCCGAGATCCTCGTGCGTAACGAAACGCTTCCGGACGGTGAAAAGAAAGTCACGCTGCGCCCGATCGCCGGCACGCGCCCACGCGGCGCCACGCCGGAGAAAGACGCGCAACTGGCCGAGGAACTGCTGGCCGACCCGAAGGAAATCGCCGAGCACGTGATGCTGATCGACCTGGCGCGCAACGACCTGGGCCGCATCGCCGAAATCGGCAGCGTGAAGGTCACGGACAAGATGGTCATCGAAAAGTATTCGCACGTGCAGCACATCGTGTCGAACGTCGAGGGCAAGCTGAAGTCCGGCATGTCGAACCTGGACGTGCTGCGCGCCACCTTCCCGGCCGGCACGCTGACCGGTGCGCCGAAAGTGCGCGCGATGGAAGTGATCGACGAACTGGAAATCTCCAAGCGCGGCATCTATGGCGGCGCCTGCGGCTACCTGTCGTTCGGCGGCGAGATGGACGTGGCGATCGCGATCCGCACCGGCGTGATCAAGGATGGCATGCTGTATGTGCAGGCCGCGGCCGGCATCGTGGCCGACTCGATACCCGAGATGGAATGGCTGGAAACGGAAAACAAGGCGCGCGCCGTGCTGCGCGCCGCCGAACAAGTGCAAGATGGCCTGGATGGGGAGTTCTGA
- a CDS encoding anthranilate synthase component II has product MLLMIDNYDSFTYNIVQYFGELGEDVRVHRNDEITIEEIEALNPDRICISPGPKDPAQAGISVAVLKHFAGKKPILGVCLGHQAIGEAFGGKVIRAKEVMHGKTSPIAHTGEGVFKDLPSPFTVIRYHSLAIERASLPACLEVTAWTDDGEIMGVRHKDFDIEGVQFHPESILSEHGHAMLKNFLNRTSSSAKE; this is encoded by the coding sequence ATGCTGCTGATGATCGACAATTACGACTCCTTCACCTACAACATCGTGCAGTACTTCGGCGAACTGGGTGAAGACGTGCGGGTGCACCGCAACGACGAGATCACGATCGAGGAGATCGAAGCCCTGAACCCGGACCGGATCTGCATCTCGCCGGGCCCGAAGGATCCTGCGCAGGCCGGCATCTCGGTGGCGGTGCTGAAGCACTTCGCCGGCAAGAAGCCGATCCTCGGCGTGTGCCTGGGCCACCAGGCCATCGGCGAAGCGTTCGGCGGCAAGGTCATCCGCGCCAAGGAAGTCATGCACGGTAAAACGTCGCCGATCGCCCATACCGGCGAAGGCGTGTTCAAGGATCTGCCGAGCCCGTTCACGGTGATCCGCTACCACTCGCTGGCGATCGAACGCGCGTCGCTGCCCGCCTGCCTGGAAGTGACGGCGTGGACGGACGATGGCGAAATCATGGGCGTGCGCCACAAGGACTTCGACATCGAAGGCGTGCAGTTCCATCCCGAATCGATCCTCTCCGAACATGGCCATGCCATGCTGAAGAACTTCCTCAATCGCACGTCGTCGAGCGCAAAGGAATGA
- the trpD gene encoding anthranilate phosphoribosyltransferase: MPITHQEALIRCIEHREIFHDEMLHLFRQIMSGEMSPVMVAALTMGLRVKKETIGEITAAAQVMREFSTKVPMADTSNLLDIVGTGGDGAHTFNISSAAMFVAAAAGARIAKHGGRSVSSSSGSADLIESLGANINLKPEQIAQSIAQTGIGFMFAPNHHAAMKHVAPVRRELGVRSIFNILGPLTNPAGAPNILMGVFHPDLVGIQVRVLQRLGAEHAIVVYGRDNMDEVSLGAGTLVGELVDGEIREYEIHPEDFGLAMVASRNLKVANAAESKAKVLGVLSGETGAATDIVALNAGTALYAAGVAPSIEVGLIKARQAIESGAALAKLKQFVEVTQALGAAN, encoded by the coding sequence ATGCCGATCACCCACCAGGAAGCCCTGATCCGCTGCATCGAACACCGCGAGATCTTCCACGACGAAATGCTGCACCTGTTCCGCCAGATCATGAGCGGAGAAATGTCGCCCGTGATGGTGGCCGCGCTGACGATGGGCCTGCGCGTGAAGAAGGAAACCATTGGCGAGATCACCGCGGCGGCGCAGGTGATGCGCGAATTCTCGACCAAGGTGCCGATGGCGGACACCTCGAACCTGCTCGACATCGTGGGCACCGGCGGCGATGGCGCGCACACGTTCAACATCAGCAGCGCGGCAATGTTCGTGGCCGCCGCCGCCGGTGCGCGCATCGCCAAGCATGGCGGGCGCAGCGTGTCCTCGTCGTCCGGCAGCGCGGACCTGATCGAATCGCTGGGCGCCAACATCAACCTGAAGCCGGAGCAGATCGCGCAATCGATCGCGCAGACGGGCATCGGCTTCATGTTCGCGCCGAACCACCACGCCGCGATGAAGCACGTGGCGCCGGTGCGCCGCGAACTGGGCGTGCGCTCCATCTTCAATATCCTCGGGCCGCTCACCAACCCGGCCGGCGCACCGAACATACTGATGGGCGTGTTCCACCCGGACCTCGTCGGCATCCAGGTGCGCGTGCTGCAGCGCCTCGGCGCGGAACACGCGATCGTGGTGTATGGCCGCGACAACATGGATGAAGTGTCGCTGGGCGCCGGCACGCTGGTCGGCGAACTGGTCGACGGCGAAATCCGCGAATATGAAATCCACCCGGAAGACTTCGGTCTCGCGATGGTGGCCAGCCGCAACCTGAAAGTGGCCAATGCCGCCGAATCCAAGGCCAAGGTGCTGGGCGTGCTGTCCGGCGAAACCGGTGCGGCTACTGACATCGTGGCGCTCAATGCCGGCACCGCGCTGTATGCGGCCGGCGTTGCGCCATCGATCGAGGTGGGCCTGATCAAGGCACGCCAGGCGATCGAGTCGGGCGCCGCGCTGGCCAAGCTGAAGCAGTTCGTCGAGGTCACGCAGGCGCTCGGCGCCGCCAACTGA
- a CDS encoding LysE family translocator, whose protein sequence is MFGIHDLTLFIVSGLLLNIMPGPDSLLIMARSATQGWRAGVAASLGIGAGTMVHVLAAALGLSALLATSATAFTVVKWVGAAYIVWCGIQMLRARLKEEPAMPELTPGATPGVRPAGSDPGFFPLGEKSPQYSRIFAQGFLTNVLNPKVALFFLAFVPQFIDADASNKPLAFIILGCIFNFNGMLWCNGLALFTAFASSKLKVKPRVALWLNRVTGGLFLALGARLALADRH, encoded by the coding sequence ATGTTCGGCATCCACGACCTGACGCTGTTCATCGTTTCCGGGCTGCTGCTGAACATCATGCCCGGGCCGGATTCGCTGCTGATCATGGCGCGCAGTGCCACGCAAGGATGGCGTGCCGGCGTGGCCGCCTCGCTTGGCATCGGTGCCGGCACGATGGTGCACGTGCTGGCCGCTGCGCTGGGCCTGTCCGCCCTGCTGGCCACGTCCGCCACCGCATTCACCGTGGTGAAGTGGGTCGGCGCCGCGTATATCGTGTGGTGCGGCATCCAGATGCTGCGCGCGCGCCTGAAAGAAGAGCCGGCGATGCCCGAATTAACCCCAGGAGCAACACCTGGGGTCAGACCCGCCGGGTCTGACCCCGGATTCTTTCCTTTGGGTGAAAAGTCTCCGCAGTATTCACGCATCTTCGCGCAAGGCTTTCTGACCAATGTGCTGAACCCGAAAGTGGCACTGTTCTTCCTTGCCTTCGTGCCCCAGTTCATCGACGCCGATGCGTCGAACAAGCCGCTGGCTTTCATCATCCTGGGCTGCATCTTCAACTTCAACGGCATGTTGTGGTGTAACGGCCTGGCGCTGTTCACCGCTTTCGCCAGTTCGAAGCTGAAGGTCAAGCCACGCGTGGCGCTGTGGCTGAACCGCGTCACCGGCGGCCTGTTCCTGGCGCTGGGCGCACGCCTTGCCCTCGCCGACCGTCATTAA
- the trpC gene encoding indole-3-glycerol phosphate synthase TrpC: protein MSDILNKILAVKADEVAAAKKYRSLASLRADVEGDRESRAAIRGFEASLRGKIAAGQAGVIAEIKKASPSKGVIRADFRPADIAQSYAEGGAACLSVLTDEQFFQGSVEYLKQARAACALPVIRKDFLVDLYQVYEARAMGADCILLIVAGLDHGLMAEMEACAHELGMDVLVESHDGDELTAALKLKTNLIGINNRNLRTFDVSLDATLDLLPRIPAERMVVTESGILGGADVQRMREANVNAFLVGEAFMRAENPGAELRRLFS, encoded by the coding sequence ATGTCCGATATCCTGAACAAGATCCTGGCCGTCAAGGCCGACGAAGTGGCGGCGGCCAAGAAGTATCGCAGCCTGGCCAGCCTGCGCGCCGACGTGGAAGGCGACCGCGAGTCGCGCGCCGCGATCCGCGGTTTCGAAGCGAGCCTGCGCGGCAAGATCGCCGCCGGCCAGGCCGGCGTCATCGCCGAAATCAAGAAGGCCTCGCCATCGAAAGGCGTGATCCGTGCGGATTTCCGCCCCGCCGACATCGCGCAAAGCTACGCCGAAGGCGGCGCCGCCTGCCTGTCGGTACTGACGGACGAGCAGTTTTTCCAGGGTTCCGTCGAATACCTGAAGCAGGCGCGGGCCGCGTGCGCGCTGCCGGTGATCCGCAAGGATTTCCTGGTCGATCTCTATCAGGTCTACGAAGCGCGCGCGATGGGCGCCGACTGCATCCTGCTGATCGTGGCCGGCCTCGATCACGGCCTGATGGCGGAGATGGAAGCGTGCGCGCACGAGCTGGGCATGGATGTGCTGGTGGAGTCGCACGATGGCGATGAACTGACCGCCGCGCTGAAGCTGAAGACCAACCTCATCGGCATCAACAACCGCAACCTGCGCACGTTCGACGTCTCGCTCGATGCCACGCTGGACCTGCTGCCCCGTATTCCGGCGGAGCGGATGGTGGTCACGGAGTCCGGCATCCTCGGTGGCGCCGACGTGCAGCGGATGCGCGAGGCGAACGTCAATGCCTTCCTCGTCGGCGAAGCGTTCATGCGCGCGGAAAATCCTGGCGCCGAACTGCGCCGGCTGTTCAGCTGA
- a CDS encoding M61 family metallopeptidase, with translation MKNKTPTKIKPPRVAAPAVAYAIAPKDLAAHLFEVTLTVQQPSPDGQVLALPAWIPGSYMIREFARNIVQIRAEAAGAPVPLEKLDKHSWQAPPVEGALTVRYDVYAWDLSVRAAHLDQTHGFFNGTSVFLRVAGQENVPHVVDIQRPADESARMWRLATALPELKAKRYGFGTYVAADYDELIDSPVEMGDFALATFTAHGVPHDVVITGRVPNLDMPRLCADLKAICETQIAFFEPKTKKAPMDRYVFMTLAVGDGYGGLEHRASTALICARADLPTTASAGKERSEGYIKFLGLCSHEYFHTWNVKRIKPAVFAPYDLQVENYTPLLWLFEGFTSYYDDLFLVRSGLISEAMYFKMLGKTVGSVLRSAGRTKQSVADSSFDAWSKYYRQDENAPNAIVSYYAKGSLVGLGLDLTIRQKTAGKRSLDDIMLALWQRYGRDFYPDGRRGVTPRDVEALFDEISGMKLKSYFEKYVRGTEDVPLAKLLAPFGVKYTDERKLAKPSLDANIGRDGADAKLSAVHEGGAAHRAGLSAGDLLVAIDGLRVTGNPSNLEALLSRYAVGDTVQVHAFRRDELMTFAVRLLGDRVPGITLAIDTARKPAAARPTMLR, from the coding sequence ATGAAAAACAAAACGCCGACCAAGATAAAGCCGCCGCGCGTCGCGGCACCCGCCGTGGCGTATGCCATCGCACCGAAGGATCTCGCCGCCCACCTGTTCGAGGTGACGCTGACCGTGCAGCAGCCTTCTCCGGATGGCCAGGTGCTGGCCTTGCCCGCCTGGATTCCGGGCAGCTATATGATCCGCGAGTTCGCCCGCAACATCGTGCAGATCCGCGCCGAGGCGGCCGGTGCACCGGTACCGCTGGAGAAGCTGGACAAGCATTCATGGCAGGCACCGCCCGTCGAGGGAGCGCTCACGGTCCGGTATGACGTGTATGCGTGGGACCTGTCGGTACGCGCCGCGCACCTGGACCAGACGCATGGCTTCTTCAACGGCACCAGCGTGTTCCTGCGCGTGGCCGGGCAGGAGAATGTGCCGCACGTGGTCGACATCCAGCGCCCGGCCGATGAATCGGCCCGCATGTGGCGCTTGGCCACCGCGCTGCCGGAGCTGAAGGCGAAGCGCTACGGCTTCGGCACCTACGTGGCGGCCGACTACGATGAGCTGATCGACAGCCCGGTGGAAATGGGCGACTTCGCGCTGGCCACGTTTACCGCGCACGGCGTGCCGCACGACGTGGTGATCACCGGCCGCGTGCCGAACCTGGACATGCCCCGGCTGTGCGCCGACCTGAAGGCGATCTGCGAAACCCAGATCGCGTTCTTCGAGCCGAAAACGAAAAAGGCGCCGATGGACCGCTATGTGTTCATGACGCTGGCGGTCGGCGACGGCTATGGCGGCCTGGAACACCGCGCCTCGACGGCGCTGATCTGCGCCCGCGCTGACCTGCCGACCACCGCGTCGGCCGGGAAAGAGCGCAGCGAGGGCTACATCAAGTTCCTCGGTTTGTGCAGCCACGAATACTTCCACACCTGGAACGTCAAGCGCATCAAGCCTGCCGTGTTCGCGCCGTACGACCTGCAGGTGGAAAACTACACGCCGCTGCTGTGGCTGTTCGAAGGGTTCACCAGCTACTACGATGACCTGTTCCTCGTCCGCTCGGGGCTGATCAGCGAAGCGATGTATTTCAAGATGCTGGGCAAGACCGTGGGCAGTGTGCTGCGCAGCGCCGGCCGCACCAAGCAGAGCGTGGCCGATTCGAGTTTCGACGCCTGGAGCAAGTACTACCGGCAGGATGAAAACGCCCCCAATGCGATCGTCAGCTATTACGCCAAGGGTTCGCTCGTGGGCCTGGGGCTCGATCTCACGATCCGCCAGAAAACGGCCGGCAAGCGCTCGCTTGACGACATCATGCTGGCGCTGTGGCAGCGCTACGGCCGCGACTTCTATCCGGACGGCCGCCGTGGCGTGACGCCGCGCGACGTGGAAGCGCTGTTCGACGAGATCAGCGGCATGAAGCTGAAGAGCTATTTCGAGAAGTACGTCCGCGGTACCGAGGACGTGCCGCTGGCGAAGCTGCTGGCGCCGTTCGGCGTGAAGTACACGGATGAGCGCAAGCTCGCGAAGCCGAGCCTCGATGCCAATATCGGCCGCGATGGCGCGGATGCGAAACTGTCCGCCGTCCACGAGGGCGGCGCGGCGCACCGTGCCGGCCTCTCCGCAGGCGACCTGCTCGTGGCCATCGACGGCCTGCGCGTGACCGGCAATCCATCGAACCTGGAAGCGCTGCTGTCCCGCTATGCGGTGGGCGACACGGTGCAGGTGCACGCGTTTCGCCGCGATGAGTTGATGACGTTTGCGGTGCGCTTGCTGGGCGACCGGGTGCCGGGCATTACGCTGGCGATCGACACGGCACGCAAGCCGGCGGCGGCACGGCCGACGATGCTGCGCTGA
- a CDS encoding nucleotidyltransferase family protein, whose product MTQGMTNTVAANAIVGILLAAGRGRRFDPLGQRNKLLQPIDGEPVVVHSARHLLAVLPRVVAVVRDGGDAVAAQLAALGCEVVECTEADSGMAASLVHGLRHADAAAGWVVALGDMPRVRPATIAALARTVEQGADIAVPVYRKEVGNERGNPVAFSRRHLPQLLALAGDRGARGIVRDNIVNEVVVDDPGILLDIDTPPDLQ is encoded by the coding sequence ATGACCCAAGGCATGACCAACACCGTGGCGGCCAATGCCATCGTTGGCATCCTGCTAGCCGCCGGGCGCGGCAGGCGCTTCGATCCGCTGGGGCAGCGCAACAAGCTGCTGCAGCCGATCGATGGCGAGCCGGTCGTCGTGCACAGTGCGCGGCACCTGCTGGCCGTGCTGCCACGCGTGGTGGCCGTGGTGCGCGATGGCGGCGATGCCGTCGCCGCGCAGCTCGCGGCGCTGGGGTGCGAAGTGGTTGAATGTACCGAAGCCGACAGCGGCATGGCCGCGTCGCTCGTCCACGGGCTCCGGCACGCGGACGCGGCGGCGGGCTGGGTCGTGGCGCTGGGCGACATGCCGCGCGTGCGGCCGGCCACCATTGCCGCGCTGGCACGGACGGTGGAGCAGGGCGCCGATATCGCGGTGCCGGTGTACCGGAAGGAGGTTGGAAATGAGCGTGGCAATCCGGTCGCGTTCAGTCGCCGCCACCTGCCGCAACTGCTCGCGCTGGCTGGAGACCGGGGCGCGCGCGGTATCGTAAGGGATAATATCGTCAACGAAGTGGTGGTGGATGACCCGGGCATCCTGCTCGACATCGATACGCCGCCCGACCTGCAATGA
- a CDS encoding xanthine dehydrogenase family protein molybdopterin-binding subunit, with translation MRKEWLNGDDMAVSAADAVDTVAPTSRRGFMKAAGAGLVLGFTFTGGGRMARAAEQKPSQQPNAFLRIAPDNTVTVQVNRLEFGQGVHTALPMLIAEELDADWAQIRGALAPAGEAYKDPAFGIQITGGSGSVAHSWVQYREIGAKARAMLVAAAAEQWKVPVNQVKASKGVLTAPGGKKATYGQMADAAMRQPVPQLVVLKNVEKFRFIGKPMPRLDARAKSNGSQQFGMDFKPAGTKVAVVARPPVFGAKVKKFDAEKAKTIKGVIAVVPVDVDRGGTGVAVIAEGYWQAKQGRDALAIDWDTDGVEKVSTEEQFTAFRALAAKPGAVAKKADVSKLAAAPKKISAVYEFPYLAHAPMEPLNCVVDLKRDGCTIWAGSQFQTMDQAAAARTAGLKPEQVTLHTMMAGGGFGRRAVPSSDYIVEAVNVAKAYAKAGKAGPVKVIWSREDDIKGGYYRPSHVHRAELGLDAKGDIVGWDHVIVGQSIITGTAFEPMMVKNGVDATMVEGMGEPYKVPMNLSVHNAQANVPVLWWRSVGSTHTAFVMETLVDEAATLAGMDPVAYRKKLIPAEHKRHHLALDLAVGKSGYGRVKLPEGQAYGVAVHESFGTVVAYVVTASVENGTPKLHKVTAAVHCNQPVNPLTIEAQVQGAVLMAVGTTLPGAAITLKDGIVEQGQLSDYTVARMPDMPQVEVHIVPSNEPPTGMGEPGLPPLAPAFANAVFRVTGKRLRKLPFDLAAAAAPQVA, from the coding sequence ATGCGCAAAGAATGGCTCAATGGCGATGACATGGCGGTGAGTGCCGCCGATGCGGTGGACACCGTCGCCCCGACCTCCCGCCGCGGCTTCATGAAGGCGGCCGGCGCCGGCCTGGTGCTCGGCTTCACGTTCACGGGCGGTGGCCGCATGGCCCGCGCCGCGGAACAAAAGCCATCGCAACAACCGAACGCTTTCCTGCGTATCGCGCCGGACAACACGGTCACCGTGCAGGTGAATCGCCTGGAATTCGGCCAGGGCGTGCATACGGCGCTGCCGATGCTGATCGCCGAGGAACTCGATGCCGACTGGGCGCAGATCCGCGGCGCGCTGGCACCGGCCGGCGAGGCCTACAAGGATCCGGCGTTCGGCATCCAGATCACCGGCGGTTCCGGCTCCGTGGCCCACTCCTGGGTGCAGTACCGCGAGATCGGCGCGAAGGCGCGCGCGATGCTGGTCGCCGCGGCGGCCGAACAGTGGAAGGTGCCGGTAAACCAGGTGAAGGCGTCGAAGGGCGTGCTCACCGCGCCTGGCGGGAAAAAGGCGACCTATGGCCAGATGGCCGACGCGGCGATGAGGCAGCCGGTGCCGCAACTCGTGGTGCTGAAGAACGTGGAGAAATTCCGCTTCATCGGCAAGCCCATGCCGCGCCTGGATGCGCGCGCCAAGTCGAACGGCAGCCAGCAGTTCGGCATGGACTTCAAGCCGGCCGGCACGAAGGTGGCCGTGGTGGCGCGCCCGCCCGTGTTTGGCGCGAAGGTGAAGAAGTTCGATGCCGAGAAGGCAAAGACGATCAAGGGCGTGATCGCCGTGGTGCCGGTCGACGTGGATCGCGGCGGCACGGGCGTGGCCGTCATCGCGGAAGGGTACTGGCAGGCCAAGCAGGGCCGCGATGCGCTGGCGATCGACTGGGATACGGACGGCGTGGAAAAGGTGAGTACCGAAGAGCAGTTCACCGCCTTCCGCGCGCTGGCCGCGAAACCGGGCGCGGTGGCGAAAAAGGCCGATGTGTCGAAGCTGGCCGCGGCGCCGAAGAAGATCTCCGCCGTCTACGAATTCCCCTACCTGGCGCATGCGCCGATGGAACCGCTGAACTGCGTGGTGGACTTGAAACGCGACGGCTGCACGATCTGGGCCGGCAGCCAGTTCCAGACGATGGACCAAGCCGCGGCGGCAAGGACTGCCGGCCTGAAACCGGAGCAGGTGACCTTGCACACGATGATGGCCGGCGGCGGTTTCGGCCGGCGCGCCGTGCCGTCGTCCGACTACATCGTGGAAGCGGTGAACGTGGCAAAGGCGTATGCCAAGGCCGGCAAGGCAGGCCCCGTGAAGGTGATCTGGAGCCGCGAGGATGACATCAAGGGCGGCTACTATCGCCCGTCGCACGTGCACCGCGCCGAACTGGGGCTCGATGCCAAGGGCGATATCGTGGGCTGGGACCACGTGATCGTCGGCCAGTCGATCATCACCGGCACGGCGTTCGAGCCCATGATGGTGAAGAACGGTGTCGATGCCACGATGGTCGAAGGCATGGGCGAGCCCTACAAGGTGCCGATGAACCTGTCGGTCCACAACGCGCAGGCCAACGTGCCGGTGCTGTGGTGGCGTTCGGTCGGTTCGACGCACACCGCGTTCGTGATGGAAACGCTGGTCGACGAGGCGGCCACCCTGGCCGGCATGGATCCGGTGGCTTACCGCAAGAAGCTGATCCCGGCGGAGCACAAGCGCCATCACCTGGCGCTCGACCTGGCCGTGGGCAAGTCCGGCTACGGCCGCGTAAAACTGCCGGAAGGCCAGGCCTACGGCGTGGCGGTGCACGAATCGTTCGGCACCGTGGTGGCCTACGTGGTCACGGCGTCGGTGGAGAACGGCACGCCGAAGCTGCACAAGGTGACGGCGGCCGTGCACTGCAACCAGCCGGTCAACCCGCTGACCATCGAGGCGCAGGTGCAGGGCGCCGTGCTGATGGCCGTTGGCACCACGCTGCCGGGCGCCGCCATCACGTTGAAGGATGGTATCGTGGAACAGGGCCAGCTCAGCGACTACACGGTGGCGCGCATGCCCGATATGCCGCAGGTCGAGGTGCACATCGTGCCGTCGAACGAGCCGCCGACGGGCATGGGTGAACCGGGCCTGCCGCCGCTGGCGCCGGCATTCGCGAATGCCGTGTTCCGTGTCACGGGCAAGCGGCTGCGCAAGCTGCCGTTCGATCTGGCCGCGGCGGCAGCGCCGCAGGTGGCCTAA
- a CDS encoding (2Fe-2S)-binding protein, whose product MVTLNINGRDTQVDADPSTPILWALRDNLNMTGTKFGCGAALCGACTVHLGGQPIRSCVTPISAAVGQKITTIEAMEHDKVGKAVQDAWVKHDVPQCGYCQSGQVMSAAALLKTNRKPTDADIDGAMAGNICRCGTYQRIRLAIKDAAKSLA is encoded by the coding sequence ATGGTCACCCTGAACATCAACGGGCGCGACACGCAGGTCGACGCCGATCCGTCGACGCCGATCCTGTGGGCGTTGCGCGACAACCTGAACATGACCGGCACGAAGTTCGGCTGCGGCGCGGCGCTGTGCGGCGCCTGCACCGTGCACCTGGGCGGCCAGCCGATCCGCTCGTGCGTGACGCCGATCTCGGCCGCCGTGGGCCAGAAGATCACCACGATCGAAGCGATGGAGCACGACAAGGTGGGCAAGGCCGTGCAGGATGCATGGGTCAAGCACGACGTGCCGCAGTGCGGCTACTGTCAAAGCGGGCAGGTGATGAGCGCCGCTGCCCTGCTGAAAACCAACCGCAAGCCGACCGATGCCGACATCGACGGCGCCATGGCCGGCAACATCTGCCGCTGTGGCACCTATCAACGCATTCGCCTCGCCATCAAGGACGCGGCGAAGTCGCTCGCCTGA